The following nucleotide sequence is from Candidatus Binatia bacterium.
TTGCCGCCACGGCAAATACTTTGAAACGGAGGTGGCTCATGGCCGTGGTGGAGCTGTTGGGCCGTGGACTCTTAGCCATCATTTTTCTGCTCTCAGGGTTCGGCAAAATTATAAAGTTCTCCTCAGTGGCGGAAGACATGGCTCAGCACCGAGTGCCACTTCCAGAAGCCGCTCTCCTCGCCACCATTCTAATCGAGATCTTCGGCGGAGTCGCTATCGCCCTGGGTTTCAAAACACGTGTTGCCGCAGCAGTGGTGGCCGCCTGGCTTGCGGTCGTCACTCTCGTGTACCACACGAGCCTGGTTGTTCCCCAGTCTCAGGACCAAACGATCCACTTTCTCAAAAACCTCGCGATCCTCGGCGGACTTCTCGGGCTCGCCGCACGCGGCCCAGGCAGCATCAGCTTGGATGCCCGGCCGCGCCGGAACCGTCTCGAGGTGTGAGCAGCACAGGAAGCGCGCGCCACATAACAGCAGCAAAGGCGACCAGCCTGTGCCGGATAAACTCCCGCGGGAAGGCGTCATGAAAAGCGCCGGCCGATGCGGCGCCGTGTATGAACCGATCTCCGCCCATGGCCGCTTGCATCCACGCCACTCGCTGCCTAATCGCTGCCCAACATGGCCTGGGAGAGACCGACGGAATTGCGCGTCGCCCTCGTGCAGATGCACTGCGGCAACGACCCATCCGAGAACCTTCGGCGCGCTGTGGAGTTCGTTCGCCAAGCAGGCGACCAGGGTGCTGGGCTGGTGTGTCTCCCGGAGCTGTTTCGTACAACCTACTTTTGCCAGCAAGAAGTTCCGGAGCTGTTCGACCTCGCCGAACCCATTCCCGGGCCCACCACGGATGCACTCGCACGAGCCGCATCGGTGGCACACGTTGCCGTCATCGGCTCCGTGTTCGAGCGCCGTGCTCCTGGCCTTTATCACAACACTGCCGTTGTCTTGGGTGCTGACGGTACGTTAGCCGGTGTCTACCGCAAACTTCACATCCCGCACGATCCCCTTTACTTTGAAAAGTACTACTTCACGCCCGGCGACTTGGGCGTTCGCGTATTTTCTGTGGCCGGTTGGAAGGTGAGTGTGTTGGTTTGCTGGGATCAGTGGTTTCCAGAAGCCGCTCGTCTGGCAGCACTTTCGGGCGCTGAGGTGATACTCTACCCAACCGCAATCGGCTGGCACCCGGCGGAAAAAGCGGAGCACGGAGCCGACCAGTACCAAGCTTGGCAAACCGTGCAACGTGCCCATGCGATCGCCAATGGGATCTACGTTGCCGCCTGTAACCGCGTGGGTATCGATGACCGGCTCGAGTTCTGGGGTGGGTCGTTCGCCTGCGATCCCTTCGGCCGCGTGATTGTGCAGGCGAGCCACGAACGAGAAGAACTCCTGTGGTTCGGCTGCGCTCGAACGGCGATCGAAGACACCCGCCGGAATTGGCCGTTTCTGCGTGACCGCCGGACGGACGCATACAGCGGCCTCCTCAAACGTTTCCTCGACGACAGCGACCTCTGATGCCCCAGACGTTACCTGCCACTCCTGCCGAGCTCGGGTATTGTATGCCCGCTGAGTGGGAACCTCACGAGGCCACGTGGCTTTCCTGGCCGCATAAAGAAGAGTCTTGGCCGGGCTTGTTCGAAAGCGTTCCCCCAGTTTGGGCGGAAATCGTGCGGGCGCTGGTGCCCTTCGAAGAGGTGCGCATTCTCGTGGGCACGGAAGAATTGGAAGAATCAGCGCGCTCCGTTTTGGAACGAGCCCGCGTTCCGTGCGGACGCGTGCGCTTTTTTCGCATCCCGACCAACGATGCATGGGCGAGAGATCACGGACCCATCTTCGTCGTCAACCGCCAACAGCGCCGACTTGCCATTGTCGACTGGGAGTACAACGCCTGGGGCGGCAAGTACCCTCCCTGGGACCTTGATAACGCCGTTCCTACCCGTGTCGCCGAGGCCTTGGAGCTGCCGCTTGCACGTCCAACGATGGTCCTCGAAGGGGGCTCCATCGACGTCAACGGTTGCGGAAGCCTGTTGACGACCGAAGCCTGCTTACTAAATCCAAACC
It contains:
- a CDS encoding carbon-nitrogen hydrolase, encoding MAWERPTELRVALVQMHCGNDPSENLRRAVEFVRQAGDQGAGLVCLPELFRTTYFCQQEVPELFDLAEPIPGPTTDALARAASVAHVAVIGSVFERRAPGLYHNTAVVLGADGTLAGVYRKLHIPHDPLYFEKYYFTPGDLGVRVFSVAGWKVSVLVCWDQWFPEAARLAALSGAEVILYPTAIGWHPAEKAEHGADQYQAWQTVQRAHAIANGIYVAACNRVGIDDRLEFWGGSFACDPFGRVIVQASHEREELLWFGCARTAIEDTRRNWPFLRDRRTDAYSGLLKRFLDDSDL
- a CDS encoding DoxX family protein, which produces MAVVELLGRGLLAIIFLLSGFGKIIKFSSVAEDMAQHRVPLPEAALLATILIEIFGGVAIALGFKTRVAAAVVAAWLAVVTLVYHTSLVVPQSQDQTIHFLKNLAILGGLLGLAARGPGSISLDARPRRNRLEV
- a CDS encoding agmatine deiminase family protein; this encodes MPQTLPATPAELGYCMPAEWEPHEATWLSWPHKEESWPGLFESVPPVWAEIVRALVPFEEVRILVGTEELEESARSVLERARVPCGRVRFFRIPTNDAWARDHGPIFVVNRQQRRLAIVDWEYNAWGGKYPPWDLDNAVPTRVAEALELPLARPTMVLEGGSIDVNGCGSLLTTEACLLNPNRNPGLSREAIERRLCQYLGVRHILWLGQGIAGDDTDGHVDDLARFVGPRRVVAVATEDRSSPDYHALADNLRRLEHMRDQDGRPLEIVRLPLPEPVFYEGQQLPASYANFYIANGTVLVPTFGVPQDDEALSILQSVFPERRVVGIHARELIWGLGAIHCVTQQQPRV